The region TTCAGCAGTTGGGAAATCCAATCACTAGCGAAGAAGCTTCCTTAAATATTAAATGAGCACATTTAGACATTCGCGCCCAAAGTTTCACTCAAACAGGGGTCGGGTATTGCCGTCGTGTAGTTGTTAGAAATGCAGGAAACTCGGGGTATCTTGGCATCTTCAAACTATTGATGACTCAGCAATCATGGCTGATCAGCGTTCCCCAATCGATGCAATATCGGGTATAGTTCTACTGCAGCTGGCGATATGACAGACTGTTCATCATCATGATGTCTGGTCAAAGACCACAGGAATGGATTGCTATTGGCTTTTATAGTAGGTTTCAGAAGACCAACTGAAATAGCGGACATAGTAGTCCGGGTATAGAAACAAAaaacaatatatatatatatcaaagcGAGGGTTTACGCCTCGTGAGACGAAGGGGTATTACATGAGAAGTAGGGAAGCCAAGCGGTTGTCAAAATAAAAAGATATGGTATCCACATAAGCCTGATCACGAATAATATGGAATAGATGAATTAGTGAAAAAAGGCGGTTCAGTTAGCTGGTTGCCAAAGAAGCTGGTATTCGTATACTTGAAATGCTTGTCATCGGAGCCTAGCAGGCCGCCGTCGTTGATATTTTCCACGTCTGCCATTGGGACTATGTTGGTATCGCTCCAGCTAAGGAAGTCCCAGAGATATTGACCGTTAGGGTCATCCATGGTTGAAGGGGCGAATGGATCGGTGAACGAGCTGTCGTGAGTAACTGCAAATCCTCGTCCATCGTTGTGAGAGGGTAAGATTCCGGGTGTGTTAAGAACACCAGCCTCGCGCGAAGTTGGGGAGAGATTAGcgctgttgatgctgttggTTTCGGCAGCTATGCCGGGACCACGTTTGCTGGCCTCAAATATCCGTGAAACTGCGTCGAGGGTTTTCCTTGCCGTCGGACTTGCTTGCTGAAGACGCGCAAACACAAGTAAAGCGTCTTGGACCTGCGCTTGGCACGCCTCTGTAGTAGCCCGGGGATCTGTCACTGTATTGTCGTTGATGAACAGCCCTAGAAGGGGAACCATGGTGCTTTGGAAGAGGAACCACACGGCGTTCCACCCAGACATCTGAGGGGTCTTTGCAGTTGCCGAGATGTCTCTGATGGCGGTTTCGGCAATTTCTCTGCACCTTTCGATCGCCGTCCGCTCCTCGGATCGTAGAGCAATATACGGAACCCGCCGCATGGCATAGCTCAATAGTGTGGGACGGTAGAGGAGTATGCGTTGGACATGATATCGCCATTTCGTGACTTCGCGGGTGTTTGCGATTCCTTCCGGGCATGGTTCATGGTCTTTAAGGATATATGGGAGGCTGTTGTACCACTCAACCAATTGAGTATCGAAGTGGAGTATTTCACTGTATTTGGTCAATGGAGACACTGCTAGCGCGTCTTGTATCTGATTGCTGATCTTGCAAAATCGAACGTTCTCGAGAAGCGGAAGAATATCAAGTACATTCCCCTACTCTTGTCAGTAAATGGCGGAGGAGCCTTTGTAATGAGTCACGTACCGATTCCCTATAGTGAGGAAGCTTGACCGTAATCGCGGGACTGAATCGGCCCATTGTTGGCCGTCCCAAAGTCACGCCTCCCCAGCAATCCATAAGAAACAGTGTCCACCATACCCGTCGTCTGAGATCAAGTTGTGCCATTTTCTGCTTGTTCGATGTATCGGATTGGTCGGCGAATTCTCTATGCAAACCCATAGTGGCAGCCATGCGAAGAGCGGCGCCCATAAGTGAGTACGCTAGATTCGGTTGGGCAACGTAATGCAGGTACCAGCCCCCTAGAATACCAAGCGTCTGCACGGTTTCCAGGTGCAGTGACGCGAGCGACTCCAGGTCCAAGTACGCCCTACACCGGGAGTAATATATCTTATGTGAAATATCGTCGCAGGTTGAGGCGCAGATACTGCCCATCGCGAGGACGATATTCAGCAAGCAATACCACCGGTCATCTTTTCGGTGTCCAGCAGCGTATGTTTCGCGAAAGGACTGCTCGTCCAGAATTGGTGTCAAGGGCTGGACATAGGTAAAGTAAGCATCCAGGAGTTGAGATTCTGGCACTTGTAGATGAACTTGCGGAGGAGTACCGGGCTGGTCATGGGCAGCCCAAGACTGCCCCTCCGACGAAGAGAGGTCTGCTACCGAGCCTCGACGAGGAGCGCTTGGGGGCGTACTGGCAAAATATGCAGCGGACCCTGGATCCAGCCACACGATTGTTTTGAGAACCGCGTTTATGGACGAGACACCGAGGTACGAGGACGGGCCTCTTGTGGAAAGCGACAACGCATTGACATCATCGGATATTGTATTCGTGATCTCGCTGCTGAGATTGCGGGGGTCATTCGATTCTTCTGGCATGGCCTGTAGCGACTCCAGATTTCCATCCTCGGTCGATATCGGGGAGACGTGCGCCTCGTGGGAGGTGGACGTTGCTGGCGATATCTGGCGGGCTCCAGTACTTGGAGGCTGCGCCTGGGGCTGAGCTAGTGTTTCGAGCAGTTTCTCGCGCGGCAAATTAGCCAAGGCTTCCGGCGATGCGCCAGGAAACAGCTTCTCCAGTACGGTTCGGTACTCATCCAAGGTCGTTGACAGTTTCTCGACATGTCTGTCCAGGCATTCTGGTTAGCTGCGGAGCCGAGGCACGAAGGCGGAAAATTACCACCTACCTTCGCGAGGGACGGGGATCCGAATAATGGCAAAGATCGGCTTTCTTATACCACCTACATGCTTCACACGGCTTTTCACCATCGCATTTGATTTTGCGATGACGACAAGAGGTACAAGCACGAAGAGTGGTAACGCGACGCCCGATTGAAGACTGGCGTTCTCGTCCTGCACGGGCGGGGGCCGAGGCGGCTGGATTCTCGAAGCCCTCGAAGGTGTGGAACATTGCTAGCGAAAAGACAACGGGATCTGGCAAGGAGACGGACGTGAAGTCAACCAGGGCAGGGGCACAGAGTCGCAAATCTTGGTTGTCTAGGTGAGAGACATGATATAGGGGCGAGAAGAGTGGTATGGATGtagaaaaagcaaagcaccacagaaggaaaagaacaACCCTGGAAAAGGCGGGGAACAAGGCTAAAGACTAGAGAGGGGAGGAGCACTAGCACTCGGTTGGTGGCGCTGGGCTGAAGAGGGATGGGGACAGGATTCCAAGAATGAGTACGGAGTCTTCTACAAGGCAGGCCGGATAATAAGAATACGACTTGTGCTGATTCTTCCAGATTGCCAGTCAACGGCCAGGGCAGGTCAAGTCAGGTCAAGTCAGGTCACGTCGTGTCAGCCTAGTTCCTGGAGATCGTTAGCACCTCCGAGGTGTCTTCTCAGTCTCTTACGCATGCGCGCTGATTCATTTCTTCCCCGCAATCATTAATCATGCAGCATGGGTCTCAAACTCCCGTCCTAGTCAAAGACTACCAAAGCCGGCGATTATCCCGCATCCGAC is a window of Aspergillus nidulans FGSC A4 chromosome VI DNA encoding:
- a CDS encoding protein clrB (transcript_id=CADANIAT00009673), producing MFHTFEGFENPAASAPARAGRERQSSIGRRVTTLRACTSCRHRKIKCDGEKPCEACRWYKKADLCHYSDPRPSRRHVEKLSTTLDEYRTVLEKLFPGASPEALANLPREKLLETLAQPQAQPPSTGARQISPATSTSHEAHVSPISTEDGNLESLQAMPEESNDPRNLSSEITNTISDDVNALSLSTRGPSSYLGVSSINAVLKTIVWLDPGSAAYFASTPPSAPRRGSVADLSSSEGQSWAAHDQPGTPPQVHLQVPESQLLDAYFTYVQPLTPILDEQSFRETYAAGHRKDDRWYCLLNIVLAMGSICASTCDDISHKIYYSRCRAYLDLESLASLHLETVQTLGILGGWYLHYVAQPNLAYSLMGAALRMAATMGLHREFADQSDTSNKQKMAQLDLRRRVWWTLFLMDCWGGVTLGRPTMGRFSPAITVKLPHYRESGNVLDILPLLENVRFCKISNQIQDALAVSPLTKYSEILHFDTQLVEWYNSLPYILKDHEPCPEGIANTREVTKWRYHVQRILLYRPTLLSYAMRRVPYIALRSEERTAIERCREIAETAIRDISATAKTPQMSGWNAVWFLFQSTMVPLLGLFINDNTVTDPRATTEACQAQVQDALLVFARLQQASPTARKTLDAVSRIFEASKRGPGIAAETNSINSANLSPTSREAGVLNTPGILPSHNDGRGFAVTHDSSFTDPFAPSTMDDPNGQYLWDFLSWSDTNIVPMADVENINDGGLLGSDDKHFKYTNTSFFGNQLTEPPFFTNSSIPYYS